One part of the Bacteroidia bacterium genome encodes these proteins:
- a CDS encoding PAS domain S-box protein, whose product MDKPDRSTLTETIQRSGTIDLIPWLEQGLISLVLSNNKILDISSNVQNSLLYQVEELQDRELKEIFAYPQGELLTKKLEQEEEFSAILRRKDQTELAVKVKILPKLDSETPVNLIHIRNLDRVRKSKEEMEKIILAMQDGFSVLSEKAIHLEANPAFCKMLGLTREELIGCGYPYPYWPPDKLKTLDKLLGRVAKGDYKDQLVDFIHKDGHAFPVIVSPSAVLDENGDLLYYFATYKDLSKRRQIEQRLEDEERKFKLLFSEMIQGLAYFRFIYDDSGKAVDAELEEINYAFLEITGLTQEMVKKIRISQLYTDSCRRFDDILAGTSDATEEYIDYYIEIDKYLKIKAAAVDENHMLVTIEDVSESKKAEEALKKSEEEARLLFNQSSVIMWEEDFSEAKIRYKKLKADESKYLKNSLQNSPEKLNEIINAVITLQINQAYKDYFKLNSKDEIPDILPNWFTPETLTFFQKGALAICEGANSYEGEMPMQTPEGESRFLYLRASVPEPYRQNLKKVLVSLIDITRQKLYEKSLEENQKELSQYKDQLEALVKMRTAELEETNKELQSFSYSVSHDLRAPLTRMDGFARAMQKTYEQVLDEKGMHYLSRIRASSQQMTSLINDLLMLSKINKLDLKKEKVNLGELAIQIFCELTEKEPQRKIKLSTEEELHANMEPGLAKLLLENLIGNAWKFSSKKEMAQIDFGKERRNGIEWFYVKDNGMGFNMKYGELLYTPFQRLHSSPEIEGSGIGLSTVKRIINKHGGQIKAEAEPDKGASFYFRV is encoded by the coding sequence ATGGACAAACCAGATCGAAGCACACTAACAGAGACAATCCAAAGATCAGGCACAATAGATCTAATTCCCTGGCTAGAACAGGGACTCATCTCGCTTGTGCTTTCAAATAATAAAATCCTTGACATCAGTAGCAATGTTCAGAATAGCTTATTATACCAGGTTGAGGAATTGCAGGACAGAGAACTGAAAGAAATTTTTGCCTACCCACAAGGAGAATTACTTACTAAAAAACTGGAGCAAGAGGAAGAATTCTCAGCCATTTTAAGAAGGAAAGATCAGACTGAACTGGCAGTCAAAGTTAAAATTCTCCCCAAATTAGATTCAGAGACTCCTGTTAACCTCATCCACATCAGGAATCTGGACCGAGTCCGAAAAAGCAAAGAAGAAATGGAAAAAATCATCCTGGCCATGCAGGATGGATTTTCTGTGCTTAGTGAAAAAGCGATTCACCTCGAAGCCAACCCCGCTTTCTGCAAAATGCTGGGATTGACAAGAGAAGAACTCATAGGATGTGGCTATCCCTATCCCTATTGGCCTCCAGACAAGCTAAAAACCCTGGATAAGTTATTGGGCAGAGTTGCCAAGGGAGATTATAAGGACCAGTTGGTAGACTTTATCCATAAGGATGGCCATGCTTTCCCTGTAATAGTTAGTCCCTCTGCCGTTCTGGATGAAAACGGGGACCTCCTCTATTATTTTGCGACCTATAAGGACCTTAGCAAAAGGAGACAAATAGAACAGAGACTGGAGGACGAAGAAAGAAAGTTCAAACTCCTCTTTTCAGAAATGATCCAGGGCCTTGCGTATTTCCGTTTTATCTATGATGATTCGGGAAAGGCGGTAGATGCTGAATTGGAAGAAATCAATTATGCTTTTCTTGAAATTACAGGCCTGACCCAGGAAATGGTAAAAAAGATTCGCATTTCCCAGCTATACACGGACTCTTGCAGAAGATTTGATGACATTCTGGCGGGCACAAGCGATGCAACCGAGGAGTATATAGACTATTATATAGAAATAGATAAGTACCTGAAAATAAAAGCTGCAGCTGTTGATGAAAACCATATGCTGGTTACAATAGAAGATGTAAGCGAAAGCAAGAAAGCAGAAGAGGCATTAAAGAAAAGCGAAGAAGAAGCTCGGCTCTTATTCAATCAGTCCTCTGTCATCATGTGGGAAGAGGATTTTTCGGAGGCCAAGATTCGGTATAAAAAGTTGAAAGCAGATGAAAGCAAATATCTCAAAAACTCTCTCCAGAATTCTCCAGAAAAGCTGAATGAAATCATAAATGCAGTCATCACCCTTCAAATAAATCAGGCGTATAAAGATTATTTTAAGCTTAATAGCAAGGATGAAATTCCAGATATTCTCCCTAATTGGTTTACCCCTGAAACCTTAACTTTCTTCCAGAAGGGCGCTTTAGCCATCTGTGAAGGGGCTAATTCCTATGAGGGGGAAATGCCTATGCAGACTCCGGAGGGTGAAAGTAGATTTTTATACCTGCGTGCAAGTGTCCCGGAACCTTACCGACAAAACCTTAAAAAGGTATTGGTTTCCTTGATTGACATTACTCGCCAGAAACTCTACGAAAAATCCCTGGAAGAAAACCAAAAAGAACTTTCTCAATACAAAGATCAACTGGAAGCTCTGGTAAAAATGCGGACTGCAGAACTTGAAGAAACCAATAAAGAACTTCAGAGTTTCAGCTATTCCGTTTCTCATGATTTACGAGCTCCTTTGACACGTATGGATGGTTTTGCGCGTGCCATGCAAAAAACCTATGAACAAGTGCTTGATGAAAAAGGCATGCATTATTTGAGCAGAATTCGGGCATCCAGTCAACAAATGACTTCTTTGATCAACGACCTGCTTATGCTCTCCAAAATCAATAAACTGGATCTTAAAAAAGAAAAAGTAAATCTTGGCGAATTGGCCATCCAGATTTTTTGCGAACTTACTGAAAAGGAACCACAAAGAAAGATTAAGCTAAGCACAGAAGAGGAACTTCATGCAAATATGGAACCGGGACTTGCTAAATTGTTATTAGAGAATTTGATTGGAAATGCCTGGAAATTCTCCTCTAAAAAAGAAATGGCGCAAATTGATTTTGGTAAGGAAAGGAGAAACGGAATTGAGTGGTTTTATGTGAAGGACAATGGCATGGGGTTCAATATGAAGTATGGAGAGCTCCTGTATACTCCTTTTCAGAGATTACATTCCTCTCCCGAAATTGAGGGAAGTGGAATTGGACTATCAACGGTAAAAAGAATCATCAATAAACACGGCGGCCAGATTAAGGCTGAAGCTGAACCGGATAAAGGAGCTAGTTTTTATTTTAGAGTATAA
- a CDS encoding sigma 54-interacting transcriptional regulator: protein MDQGEKINLLLVEDSADDAELLVFELEQEGFLIDSQRVSSADNFLKALQDREWDLVISDYSMQGFTGMDVLHLLRKFDPIIPFVLVSGAVGERVAIELMKEGGQDYVLKNNLVRLPTILRRELQESRIKKNANQNKEKLAESNERMRLIYDSTSDCMSLIRVTSNHMEIESVNTSFIHCHQKIGVDAELEDYIGMLLPYFFGAKLEMKDEKVFEMLDRIGECIRSQRIVEFVEELIFRDQTLYIENCITPIIKNGTCTHVLRVTHDVTQRIHSTQKLKEAYQEVETLKVKLEQENRYLKEELNLEYDFKSIIYQSEKFKKILKNIEDVAPLDTTVLISGETGTGKELLARAVHDLSPRKKKPLVKVNCAALPRELIESELFGHEAGAFTGATQKKMGKFELAQDGSIFLDEIGELPIELQPKLLRVLQEGECERIGGTQTIKLNVRIITATNRDLQKAIKEGKFREDLYYRLHVFPIHVPPLRERTDDILPLFFFFIKKYSKKFSKNIDFIPDSIIQAFESYSWPGNVREMEHLVERALILSKDGYLPIDQFIGISKDLPVEHKKPDSEELWKIERDHILKILDKYKWKINGEKGAAKALGLKPSTLRDRMKKYLILRPKPRQESSDILRS from the coding sequence ATGGATCAGGGGGAAAAAATAAACTTGTTATTGGTTGAGGACTCTGCGGATGATGCAGAGCTTCTGGTCTTTGAATTAGAACAGGAGGGTTTTCTCATTGATTCGCAACGGGTATCTTCTGCCGATAATTTCCTCAAAGCTCTTCAAGACCGAGAATGGGATCTGGTGATCTCAGACTATTCCATGCAAGGCTTTACGGGCATGGATGTTTTGCATCTCCTGCGGAAGTTTGATCCCATCATTCCCTTTGTGCTTGTTTCGGGGGCAGTAGGAGAAAGAGTAGCGATTGAATTGATGAAAGAAGGAGGACAGGACTATGTATTAAAAAATAATCTTGTCAGGCTTCCCACCATTCTCCGCAGAGAATTACAGGAATCCCGCATTAAAAAGAATGCCAACCAGAACAAGGAAAAACTGGCTGAAAGTAATGAGCGCATGCGCCTCATTTATGACTCGACCAGTGATTGTATGAGCCTGATCAGGGTTACCAGCAATCATATGGAGATTGAATCCGTAAATACCTCTTTCATTCACTGCCATCAAAAAATAGGAGTAGATGCAGAACTGGAAGATTATATCGGCATGCTGCTACCTTATTTTTTCGGGGCAAAACTTGAGATGAAGGATGAAAAAGTATTCGAGATGCTCGATCGTATTGGTGAATGTATTCGTAGCCAACGCATCGTAGAATTTGTCGAAGAACTCATTTTCCGCGACCAGACTCTTTATATTGAGAATTGCATCACACCCATTATTAAAAATGGAACATGTACCCATGTACTCAGGGTAACCCATGATGTAACCCAACGAATACATTCTACCCAAAAACTCAAAGAAGCCTATCAGGAAGTTGAAACACTCAAAGTAAAACTCGAACAGGAAAATCGATATTTAAAAGAAGAACTCAATCTGGAGTATGATTTCAAGAGCATCATCTATCAAAGCGAAAAGTTCAAAAAAATTCTCAAAAATATAGAAGACGTAGCACCCCTGGATACTACCGTTCTGATCTCAGGAGAAACAGGTACCGGAAAGGAATTGCTGGCCCGAGCGGTACATGATCTCAGCCCAAGAAAGAAAAAACCCCTGGTCAAAGTCAATTGTGCAGCCTTGCCAAGAGAACTGATAGAAAGTGAATTGTTTGGCCATGAAGCGGGAGCTTTTACGGGAGCAACCCAAAAGAAGATGGGGAAATTTGAACTGGCCCAGGATGGGAGTATTTTCCTGGATGAGATTGGTGAACTTCCCATAGAACTACAACCCAAGCTTCTACGGGTTCTTCAGGAAGGGGAATGTGAGCGAATAGGCGGTACCCAGACCATCAAACTAAATGTCCGAATCATAACTGCTACCAATCGAGATCTCCAAAAGGCTATCAAAGAAGGAAAATTCCGAGAGGACCTCTACTATCGACTTCATGTATTTCCTATCCATGTCCCTCCTTTACGGGAAAGGACCGATGATATCCTCCCGCTTTTCTTCTTTTTCATCAAAAAGTACAGCAAGAAATTTAGCAAGAACATAGATTTCATTCCAGACTCTATTATCCAGGCTTTTGAAAGCTATAGCTGGCCGGGAAATGTGAGGGAAATGGAACACCTGGTCGAACGTGCCCTCATTCTTTCCAAGGATGGATACCTTCCCATCGACCAGTTTATCGGTATCTCCAAAGATCTCCCGGTCGAGCATAAAAAACCTGACTCAGAGGAACTATGGAAGATCGAAAGGGATCATATCCTCAAGATTCTCGATAAATACAAATGGAAAATCAATGGAGAAAAGGGAGCTGCCAAAGCTCTGGGATTGAAACCCAGCACCCTGAGAGATCGCATGAAGAAATATTTGATTCTCCGCCCCAAACCGAGACAGGAATCTTCTGACATCCTAAGGTCCTGA
- a CDS encoding acylneuraminate cytidylyltransferase family protein, with amino-acid sequence MLAIIPARGGSKGLPGKNIKELRGKPLLAYTVEAALAAEGVSQVIISTDDDKIAEIATEYGAECPFMRPAELASDTAKSIDTYLYTVGKMEEIKGQSIPNFMILQPTSPLRNQQHIEEAIQLFHSKKADSVVSYVEEAHPINWHRYLDQEGCFENVFTEHSLLNRQEYRKTYYPNGAIYIFKHELVKKGKYYSEKSFAYIMDKKYSVDIDTQEDFDYAEHLLQKLYPTH; translated from the coding sequence ATGTTAGCAATTATTCCCGCCAGAGGAGGATCGAAGGGTTTACCCGGAAAGAACATCAAAGAATTAAGGGGAAAGCCCCTGCTTGCCTATACCGTAGAAGCAGCACTGGCAGCTGAGGGAGTAAGTCAGGTCATTATTTCTACTGATGATGACAAAATTGCTGAAATAGCCACAGAATATGGTGCAGAATGTCCCTTTATGAGACCTGCAGAACTGGCTTCTGATACCGCCAAGTCTATAGATACCTATCTATACACTGTTGGAAAAATGGAGGAAATAAAAGGCCAGAGCATCCCGAATTTTATGATTTTACAGCCTACCTCCCCGCTACGAAATCAGCAGCATATCGAGGAAGCAATCCAGCTCTTCCACTCCAAAAAAGCAGATTCAGTGGTATCTTATGTTGAGGAAGCACATCCGATCAATTGGCATAGATACCTGGATCAGGAGGGATGTTTTGAGAATGTTTTCACAGAACATTCCCTGCTCAACAGACAGGAATATCGAAAGACCTATTATCCCAATGGAGCTATTTACATCTTCAAGCATGAATTGGTGAAGAAGGGAAAATATTATTCAGAAAAATCTTTTGCCTATATCATGGACAAAAAATACTCTGTCGATATAGATACACAGGAGGATTTTGACTATGCCGAACACCTCTTGCAAAAACTTTATCCTACTCATTAA
- a CDS encoding alpha/beta hydrolase — protein sequence MNKRVFVFLFSLYLSIPLFGQRNKILPAVNTEGVAATHTDVAYGNHERNVLDIWLAESETPTPLVVYIHGGGFMNGDKSRIYESEDIAKFLKSGISFASINYRFMLQQEERLPGCMKDSRRALQFLRVMAEDWNIDKDRIGAYGGSAGAGTSLWLGLHDEMADPDNEDPVLQESSRLKVVGALATQATYDFTKWQALLKMEGASEQETQVLLQQGAFALGFKTIEDMESEAGKELRADVDFLSLISEDDPPVFVYNGMRGGEIDPLDRGHVQHHPFHAIALKEALEKIDHPSLVYAPKIGVEPPEEEQMDLVEFFSKYLSE from the coding sequence ATGAATAAGCGAGTTTTTGTTTTTCTCTTTTCCCTCTATTTGAGTATTCCTCTTTTTGGTCAAAGAAATAAAATTCTTCCGGCTGTAAATACGGAAGGAGTAGCTGCCACCCATACGGATGTGGCTTATGGAAATCATGAGCGCAATGTGCTGGATATATGGCTAGCGGAAAGTGAAACGCCTACTCCTTTGGTCGTGTATATCCATGGAGGAGGTTTCATGAATGGGGATAAATCCAGGATCTATGAATCTGAGGATATTGCCAAATTTCTCAAGTCAGGCATTTCTTTCGCTTCTATCAATTACAGATTCATGCTCCAACAGGAGGAACGCCTGCCCGGTTGTATGAAAGATAGCCGTAGGGCCCTTCAGTTTCTGCGGGTAATGGCTGAAGATTGGAATATAGATAAAGACCGTATTGGTGCCTATGGAGGTTCTGCTGGAGCGGGTACCTCTTTATGGTTGGGCTTGCATGACGAAATGGCTGATCCTGACAATGAAGATCCGGTATTACAGGAATCCAGTCGATTGAAGGTGGTCGGAGCTTTGGCTACTCAGGCGACCTATGATTTTACCAAATGGCAGGCTTTGTTGAAAATGGAAGGAGCAAGTGAGCAAGAAACCCAGGTCCTTTTACAACAAGGAGCTTTTGCTCTGGGATTTAAAACAATAGAGGATATGGAAAGTGAAGCAGGAAAGGAACTCAGAGCAGATGTGGATTTCCTGAGTTTGATCAGTGAAGATGATCCTCCGGTCTTTGTATATAATGGAATGCGTGGTGGGGAAATTGATCCTTTGGATCGTGGACATGTACAACACCACCCCTTTCATGCAATAGCGTTAAAGGAAGCCTTAGAAAAAATAGATCACCCCAGCCTTGTATACGCACCTAAAATCGGGGTTGAACCTCCCGAAGAAGAGCAAATGGATTTGGTTGAATTCTTTTCGAAATACCTGTCTGAATAG
- a CDS encoding serine hydrolase domain-containing protein, producing MDKLTGIPMLSQKLIVLIIISFFLFSCQTEGEKGDPLKDKISLQLDALLQDEEIESLAVGIIAGEKEYQFYKGILMNGKTPNEESLYEIASITKTFTGSLAARAVLDKKLALDADIRKYLKGDFPNLEYEGTPITVRNLLTHQGGIPRMLPDQPGLFDNPDFDKLPDQINALQKDFSKEAFFEELAKVELDTLPGINFSYSNAGANLMGYILEEVYQKDYADLLDAFLFTPLGMERSAVGVKDGLGSHLVEGQNHHKLKMPFSVNKDMSAEGGIVSGIDDLLKYARFQMDENEEWVQLCQTDLWEGLHGDYGTGFYWQLNKDGDNPDRVFQNGGAFGTATWVSLLPKEEIAVIIITNVSGPQTHQKMSEKVEEILDILIKNSSTNE from the coding sequence ATGGACAAATTAACAGGAATACCTATGCTTTCTCAAAAACTGATTGTACTGATCATCATTTCCTTCTTTCTTTTCTCTTGTCAAACAGAAGGAGAGAAAGGGGATCCCCTTAAAGATAAAATCTCTCTTCAGCTAGATGCTCTTTTACAAGATGAAGAAATTGAATCTTTGGCTGTAGGAATAATTGCAGGTGAAAAGGAATACCAATTCTACAAAGGAATATTGATGAATGGGAAAACACCCAATGAAGAGAGTCTGTATGAAATTGCTTCTATTACCAAAACCTTTACCGGAAGTCTGGCTGCTCGTGCAGTTTTAGATAAAAAATTAGCGCTGGATGCTGACATCAGAAAGTATCTGAAGGGAGATTTTCCCAATCTGGAGTATGAAGGTACTCCTATCACTGTGAGAAATCTCCTGACGCATCAGGGCGGCATTCCCCGCATGTTACCGGATCAGCCCGGACTCTTTGATAATCCTGATTTCGACAAACTCCCCGATCAGATCAATGCTTTACAAAAAGATTTCAGCAAAGAAGCCTTTTTTGAGGAGTTGGCAAAAGTAGAGCTGGATACGCTTCCAGGGATAAATTTTTCCTATTCCAATGCAGGAGCTAATTTAATGGGATATATACTGGAGGAAGTTTATCAGAAAGATTATGCGGACTTGCTGGATGCATTTCTTTTCACTCCTTTAGGGATGGAAAGATCAGCTGTTGGAGTAAAGGATGGCTTGGGTTCTCATCTGGTAGAGGGACAAAATCACCATAAACTTAAGATGCCTTTTTCGGTTAATAAGGATATGAGCGCAGAAGGAGGAATTGTATCCGGAATAGATGATCTGTTGAAGTATGCGCGTTTTCAAATGGATGAAAATGAGGAATGGGTTCAATTGTGTCAGACGGATTTGTGGGAAGGCCTGCATGGAGATTATGGGACCGGCTTTTACTGGCAATTGAATAAAGATGGAGATAATCCGGATCGGGTTTTTCAAAATGGAGGAGCTTTTGGTACTGCCACATGGGTGAGTCTCCTTCCTAAAGAAGAAATAGCTGTTATTATCATCACCAATGTTTCAGGCCCTCAAACCCATCAAAAAATGAGTGAAAAGGTCGAAGAAATACTGGACATACTAATCAAAAATAGTTCTACCAATGAATAA
- a CDS encoding alpha/beta fold hydrolase produces the protein MIPANETINGTFPFKPNFYEGRGFKMHYVDEGEGETLICLHGQPTWGYLYRNFIPKLSQNYRVIVPDHMGYGKSETPSDAEYSFKTHVENLAALIDHLELEDITIVCQDWGGPITGAYTLRYPDKVKRIFMMNTMLGYGGAVRDIPPSDPKPPSLQESPWFQWVLKVHEEGNYREIMQHLGDHVVSNMKKLYFHDSSVVTPDWIRAYSMPFQTKEETIAAIEFPLDAALGRIKEYVIEGLKMGNLEKLRSKTAMLAEGMLDQAMLPAMVMEDFRRLYPGKPIVEIEDAGHFCQEDAPKTLVALIELFMQMT, from the coding sequence ATGATTCCTGCTAACGAAACCATCAATGGTACTTTTCCTTTCAAGCCCAATTTCTACGAAGGTAGAGGCTTCAAGATGCACTATGTTGATGAAGGAGAAGGCGAAACCCTTATTTGCCTCCATGGCCAGCCGACCTGGGGCTATTTGTACCGAAACTTTATTCCCAAACTTTCCCAAAATTATCGCGTCATTGTACCTGATCATATGGGCTACGGGAAAAGTGAGACTCCTTCAGATGCTGAGTACAGTTTCAAAACTCATGTTGAAAATCTCGCTGCCCTGATTGACCATCTGGAACTGGAAGATATTACGATTGTTTGCCAGGATTGGGGAGGTCCGATCACGGGAGCTTATACCTTGAGGTATCCGGATAAGGTCAAACGCATCTTCATGATGAATACCATGTTGGGCTATGGAGGAGCGGTGCGCGACATTCCCCCATCAGATCCTAAGCCTCCCTCTCTGCAGGAATCTCCCTGGTTTCAATGGGTACTCAAAGTGCATGAAGAAGGAAATTATCGAGAAATCATGCAACACTTGGGCGATCATGTGGTATCCAATATGAAGAAGCTCTATTTCCATGACTCATCAGTAGTAACGCCAGACTGGATCAGGGCTTATTCCATGCCTTTCCAAACAAAAGAAGAAACCATCGCTGCCATCGAGTTTCCGCTTGATGCTGCTTTGGGGAGAATCAAGGAGTATGTGATTGAGGGATTGAAGATGGGAAATCTGGAAAAGTTGCGTTCCAAAACTGCTATGCTGGCAGAAGGGATGTTGGACCAGGCCATGCTTCCCGCTATGGTGATGGAGGATTTCAGGCGACTATATCCGGGGAAGCCCATCGTCGAAATTGAGGATGCCGGTCATTTCTGCCAGGAAGATGCCCCCAAAACCCTGGTCGCATTGATTGAACTTTTTATGCAGATGACGTAA
- a CDS encoding metalloregulator ArsR/SmtB family transcription factor: MRDVFKALADPTRREILLMVSQNPSHVNVIAEKFRMSRPAVSRHVKVLETHGLLEIRSDEIDGRQRICYPQLDALKEVEAYIRNLEKFWSERLNALGDYLDKLEAEQKPDTEKE; encoded by the coding sequence ATGAGAGATGTATTCAAAGCATTGGCGGATCCGACGAGGCGGGAAATTCTACTTATGGTTTCCCAAAATCCCAGCCATGTCAATGTGATCGCAGAGAAATTTCGGATGTCCCGTCCGGCGGTTTCCAGGCATGTAAAAGTGCTGGAAACCCACGGGCTTTTAGAGATTCGTTCAGATGAAATAGATGGCCGTCAGCGCATTTGTTATCCTCAATTGGATGCATTGAAAGAGGTGGAAGCCTATATCCGAAATTTGGAGAAATTCTGGTCCGAACGCCTCAATGCTTTGGGTGATTACCTGGATAAACTGGAGGCTGAGCAAAAGCCAGATACGGAGAAGGAATGA
- a CDS encoding SRPBCC domain-containing protein: MTRTINLTTTYSHPVQKVWKALTDKTALSQWLMPTDFEPVVGHKFQFKTKPQGNFDGIVNCEVLEIVEEEKLSFSWSAGKSMSTIVVFELTAVGNETRLDFQHKGFEGLFNRLIARNILAAGWKRKILTKLLPEYLAK; this comes from the coding sequence ATGACTCGAACGATAAATCTCACGACGACCTATTCACATCCTGTGCAAAAGGTTTGGAAAGCCCTGACAGATAAAACGGCACTCAGCCAATGGTTGATGCCCACAGACTTTGAGCCTGTAGTCGGACATAAGTTTCAGTTCAAGACCAAGCCTCAGGGGAATTTTGACGGTATTGTGAATTGCGAGGTCCTGGAAATTGTGGAGGAAGAGAAGCTATCTTTTAGTTGGAGTGCTGGAAAAAGCATGAGTACTATTGTCGTATTTGAATTGACGGCTGTGGGGAATGAAACCCGACTGGATTTTCAACATAAAGGATTTGAAGGCTTATTCAATCGCCTGATCGCAAGAAATATCCTTGCAGCAGGCTGGAAACGGAAAATACTTACCAAATTATTACCTGAATATCTGGCGAAATGA
- a CDS encoding OmpA family protein: MFSKHETRRFPQTLLILCLITSLSIFPSCKASKTAKGGAIGATAGGVLGGIIGKKKGNTAAGVLIGAAIGGTAGAVIGRYMDKQAKEIEEEIEGAEVERVGEGILITFDSGLLFDFGSSRLSNETKRNLDEFADILQKYPETDILIEGHTDNVGSDEFNQELSVKRASSVRNYLSTHGVQGSRFSIKGYGEEKPVDDNETESGRTANRRVEVAIYANETLKEDAQDGTISN, encoded by the coding sequence ATGTTTAGCAAACACGAAACACGGAGGTTCCCCCAAACCTTGTTGATCCTGTGCCTAATCACATCATTGAGCATTTTCCCATCTTGTAAGGCGAGCAAAACTGCCAAAGGAGGAGCCATAGGTGCTACCGCCGGAGGAGTTTTGGGAGGTATTATAGGGAAAAAGAAAGGCAATACAGCCGCTGGAGTTCTTATTGGAGCTGCAATCGGTGGTACAGCCGGAGCCGTCATCGGTCGTTATATGGACAAGCAAGCCAAAGAGATCGAAGAAGAAATTGAAGGAGCTGAGGTAGAGAGAGTGGGAGAAGGTATATTAATCACCTTTGATTCCGGCCTTTTATTCGACTTTGGTTCATCAAGGCTTAGCAATGAAACCAAAAGAAACCTGGACGAATTTGCCGACATTCTCCAAAAGTATCCGGAGACAGATATCCTGATTGAAGGACATACAGATAATGTCGGATCAGACGAATTTAATCAGGAACTTTCGGTCAAACGTGCATCTTCGGTAAGAAATTACCTGAGTACCCATGGTGTACAGGGAAGTCGCTTTTCGATCAAAGGTTATGGTGAAGAGAAACCCGTAGATGACAATGAGACGGAAAGTGGTCGTACTGCCAATAGAAGGGTCGAAGTAGCCATCTATGCCAATGAAACCTTAAAAGAAGATGCCCAGGACGGCACAATTTCCAATTAA